One Siniperca chuatsi isolate FFG_IHB_CAS linkage group LG3, ASM2008510v1, whole genome shotgun sequence genomic region harbors:
- the LOC122873309 gene encoding sorbin and SH3 domain-containing protein 2-like isoform X12, producing the protein MNTDSGGFARKSVALSLILSPMKRVQSSPNLGTGSDSHSSDLDSWRSRSATDGLKNGDASSSSLAAKGFRSVRPNLQDKKSPTQDINHVPLPPPRRESFHFLPTGTNPPDYSSLVALANDFSPGMLTFTQNEKAVLKESYTISSTSSYSYSETSANPVQQAHQSTVPNDMSNCSASATTNTQAQQRKVSSLKLTPVTIPDPPAHCNSYLDHQAKTQTTGPPPPFSPPPQRGPTMSQPLTQASSLSVHLDPENLKHPEPLPSNNTVELKVPHQAPNQSPTPSQVEITKTPPAVPPRPSPAELLGPPSPDHTARHSPYRCHSSESLDYLSGLMPKALSPTPYVPSGAGSTAGAVSGPSFTTVSSASIFGCMSPSASPVTVSALSHYSSSTAGLLDELQICSLDSPGASPTPSPTLSHVSTYTSTAGPDDVLTTSMASTAAAATVTNGQVLSQAMNGSTSHPQRPLSPPSYPPPPVSLHTGLQRQSRSSEGSELVTRESVISGHTSLSSTVPIARFSEEEKRVSVIKAPHYEGIGPVDESGIPIAIRTTVDRPKDWYKTMFKQIHKVHKADDDYSDTYNATYAVINNDDYSLSSNPTMAHPAPQTHTYRPLAKSPADNGGHLGPREPSPSPVPPPPPPMPSLLQLRARDSDREKDSPDANEWGPPNRKVDTRKYRAEPKSIFEYEPGKSSILEHERPTYDDIDLENEPWYKFFSELEFGRPPPKKRLDYNPDISTRQRIESSLHIAPADKAPERPASAASDYRKRRKSEPSSSQVNAQSQSTTATSPKPVDAYRPSSSLKKPVIRSSPSSPSRAKGGDTCNMYSNNLTSPGPCQRPYLPPVPPDTVHCHEDASQEGSSSSKQSVCCKNSWQTKSQDPETWSSVEEVPPSAGKLKSRSCDDLLNDGHSGSGGCNATRSESAGSLVCDGNPSGSTGSTSTRSLPRLHRRRAHDSPGFLQLYRKMHQIDRAQLIPSEVIRSVRARILELERQPHLHRHRLSPWTPSWGMEVPRDMVPNRISEYERLIKKSKSMPNLGDSEMPSGTTTPGGSSSRASSGGGGTPSFPKRRFSIESLLEEDNNGNSGTVPHAIDHLRRPRSPPEGQPRVGPEPGRGRSFPGPLVPQGPQANPDFSDSEQDAVASDLSDFIQVEGSSFCSESDFDHCSLTSSESLYGSSTLHHHHLRHHHHHHHHPGHQSLGQNQGYQHRHLISTCKGRCPASYTRFTTMLRHERERARQEHQRPSQQSRSSHSQIQSSQSQQAMSKLAFLVSPVPFRRKKGSPPTSRRSSGGGDRGSRPKSKQAIYEALDAALRDIYEHIQTERGHRGTRAPDDSILRRILAELLPNVPERSSSLRGRRGCWLGGHSSTSLYPDGSPTGYASYRGDPSTPRLQSPRLQSPISACYGRHSDTSNNNEYGEEQGDGNGLCYSDQDVSRCYSAIDGRHTPQSRRPTPDREVSHKQMTQLILFSLLHQKQPARAIYDFKAQTAKELTFKKGDAVNIIRQIDNNWYEGEHRGQVGIFPMSYVEKVPSSEKQQPIRPPPPAHVREIGEAVARYNFNADTNVELSLRKGERVIVIRQVDQNWYEGKIPDTTKQGIFPVSYVDIIKRSPSKSTTHHIDPHGYPGNRTPSSTPIKPFYHLPPSSTTHDLPFPHLSLRMPDLQVITNEWLSLTLDPSASTPARSLTTTPVPPTPPPLPTDLAPLLKAQEPKVHSPALSQRGFALPPQTFSRTPPFKDGRLILGHTPAAMPFSQPPPPTPPPPPFLIPRLPLHCLTLHCDTTVAKE; encoded by the exons ATGAATACAG ATAGCGGAGGATTCGCTCGCAAAAGCGTGGCCTTGTCACTCATACTCTCTCCTATGAAGAGGGTCCAGAGCTCACCAAATCTAGGCACAG GGAGTGATTCTCACTCATCAGATTTGG ATTCTTGGCGGTCACGCAGTGCAACTGATGGCCTTAAGAATGGAGACGCCAGCAGCTCATCTCTTGCTGCCAAAGGCTTCCGCAGTGTCAGACCCAACCTACAGGACAAAAAGTCACCAACACAG GATATCAATCACGTTCCATTGCCACCCCCCAGGAGAGAAAGTTTCCACTTCTTGCCCACTGGCACTAATCCACCAGACTACAGCTCCCTCGTTGCCCTGGCTAATGATTTTAGCCCTGGAATGCTAACATTCACTCAGAATGAGAAAGCAGTTTTGAAAGAGTCCTACACTATTAGTAGCACATCTTCTTACTCCTACTCAGAGACCAGTGCAAACCCAGTCCAACAGGCACACCAGTCCACTGTCCCAAATGATATGAGCAACTGTAGTGCATCTGCCACCACTAATACACAGGCCCAGCAGCGTAAGGTGTCTTCCCTCAAACTAACCCCTGTCACCATCCCTGACCCCCCGGCTCATTGCAACTCTTACCTTGACCACCAAGCTAAGACCCAGACCACAGGTCCCCCTCCACCCTTTTCCCCACCTCCACAAAGGGGTCCCACCATGTCTCAGCCCCTGACACAGGCATCCTCTCTTTCCGTCCACTTGGACCCAGAGAATCTGAAACATCCAGAGCCTCTGCCTTCAAACAACACAGTGGAACTCAAGGTCCCACATCAAGCCCCAAATCAAAGTCCAACTCCATCCCAGGTGGAGATAACGAAGACTCCTCCTGCAGTTCCACCAAGACCTTCTCCTGCAGAACTGTTG GGGCCTCCCTCCCCTGACCACACAGCACGGCACTCCCCCTATCGCTGCCACAGCTCAGAATCACTCGACTACCTGTCAGGCCTAATGCCCAAGGCTCTATCGCCCACCCCGTATGTTCCTAGTGGAGCTGGCAGCACAGCCGGTGCAGTCAGCGGGCCGAGCTTTACCACAGTCAGCAGTGCGAGCATCTTTGGCTGCATGTCACCCTCGGCTTCCCCTGTGACGGTGTCAGCTCTCAGCCACTACTCGTCGTCCACGGCTGGTCTGCTGGACGAGCTGCAGATCTGTAGCCTGGACTCACCTGGCGCCTCACCCACGCCGTCGCCCACCCTCAGCCATGTCTCTACCTACACATCCACTGCTGGCCCTGATGATGTGCTAACAACCTCTATGGCCTCCACTGCTGCAGCAGCCACTGTCACTAAC GGCCAGGTCCTCTCTCAAGCTATGAATGGAAGTACTAGCCATCCACAGAGGCCCCTCTCTCCCCCATCCTATCCTCCTCCCCCAGTCTCACTCCACACTGGGCTCCAGAGACAGAGCAGGAGTTCAG AGGGCAGCGAGTTAGTTACCAGGGAGTCTGTGATTTCAGGCCACACCAGCCTCAGCAGCACTGTGCCCATTGCCCGCTTctcagaagaagagaaaagggtGTCCGTCATTAAAGCCCCTCATTATGAAGGCATCGGCCCCGTGGATGAGTCTGGCATCCCTATCGCCATCCGCACG ACGGTGGATAGGCCTAAGGATTGGTACAAAACTATGTTCAAACAGATCCACAAGGTTCATAAAGCAG ATGATGACTATTCTGACACATACAATGCAACATATGCTGTCATAAACAATG ATGACTACAGTTTGTCATCCAACCCCACCATGGCCCACCCTGCCCCCCAGACACATACGTACAGGCCACTCGCCAAAAGCCCAGCAGACAACGGAGGGCATCTGGGGCCTCGGGAGCCTTCGCCATCCCCTGtacccccaccacctccacctatGCCATCTCTCCTCCAACTGAGGGCCAGAGACAGTGACCGCGAGAAAGACTCGCCTGACGC GAATGAATGGGGTCCTCCCAACAGGAAAGTGGACACACGAAAGTACCGTGCAGAGCCCAAGAGTATTTTTGAGTATGAGCCTGGGAAGTCCTCTATTTTGGAGCATGAAAGACCA ACCTATGATGACATAGATTTAGAGAACGAGCCTTGGTATAAGTTCTTTTCCGAGCTGGAGTTTGGGCGGCCG CCTCCTAAAAAACGGCTGGATTATAATCCAGACATCTCCACTCGCCAGCGCATTGAG AGTTCCCTGCACATCGCTCCTGCTGACAAGGCTCCAGAGAGACCTGCAAG TGCTGCCAGTGACtacaggaagagaaggaagtCTGAGCCGTCAAGTTCCCAAGTGAATGCTCAGTCTCAGAGTACAACTGCAACTTCCCCTAAACCGGTGGACGCCTACAGACCCAGCAGCAGCCTAAAGAAACCTGTGATTCGTTCCTCACCATCCTCACCCTCCAGAGCcaaag GTGGGGACACATGCAACATGTATTCAAACAATTTGACCTCCCCAGGTCCTTGTCAGCGCCCCTATCTGCCCCCTGTCCCCCCTGACACTGTCCATTGCCATGAGGATGCCAGCCAGGAAGGCAGCTCCTCCTCCAAGCAGTCTGTCTGTTGTAAGAACAGTTGGCAGACCAAATCCCAGGATCCTGAGACATGGAGCAGTGTGGAAGAGGTACCGCCCTCTGCTGGCAAGCTCAAGTCACGCAGCTGTGATGACTTACTCAATGATGGGCATTCTGGCTCAGGCGGGTGCAACGCCACCCGCTCAGAAAGTGCTGGGTCACTGGTTTGTGATGGGAATCCCTCAGGTTCCACTGGATCCACCTCCACTCGCTCATTGCCTCGCCTCCACCGGCGACGGGCACACGATTCTCCAGGCTTTCTCCAGCTCTATCGCAAGATGCACCAGATTGACCGAGCTCAGCTCATCCCATCTGAAGTCATCCGCTCGGTCCGTGCTCGCATCCTGGAGCTAGAGCGCCAACCTCACCTGCATCGGCATCGCCTCTCTCCTTGGACACCGTCTTGGGGCATGGAGGTGCCACGCGATATGGTGCCAAATCGCATTTCTGAATATGAGCGCCTTATTAAGAAGTCCAAATCCATGCCCAACTTGGGTGACAGTGAGATGCCTTCAGGCACTACCACACCAGGTGGCTCGTCATCTCGAGccagcagtggtggtggtggcacACCCAGTTTTCCAAAACGCCGTTTTTCCATTGAATCTTTACTAGAGGAAGATAACAATGGCAACAGTGGAACAGTACCTCACGCCATTGATCACTTGCGTCGACCTCGTAGCCCACCTGAGGGCCAGCCTCGGGTTGGGCCGGAACCCGGCCGTGGGCGTTCCTTTCCTGGTCCTCTTGTTCCCCAAGGCCCACAAGCCAACCCAGACTTCTCTGACAGTGAACAAGACGCTGTTGCGTCAGACCTCAGTGACTTCATCCAGGTGGAGGGCTCCTCATTTTGTAGCGAGAGTGACTTTGACCATTGCTCACTAACCTCCTCTGAGAGCTTGTACGGCTCTTCcaccctccaccaccaccaccttcgtcatcaccaccaccatcaccaccaccctgGTCATCAAAGTCTAGGCCAGAACCAGGGCTACCAACACCGCCACCTCATCAGCACCTGCAAAGGCCGCTGCCCGGCCTCTTATACTCGTTTTACAACCATGCTTCGCCATGAGAGAGAACGAGCGCGCCAGGAGCACCAGAGACCTTCACAGCAGAGCCGCAGCAGCCATTCCCAAATCCAGAGCTCACAATCCCAGCAAGCGATGTCCAAGCTGGCCTTTCTGGTCAGCCCAGTGCCTTTCCGCAGGAAAAAGGGCTCACCACCTACCTCTAGAAGAAGCAGTGGTGGCGGAGATCGAGGTAGCAGACCCAAGTCCAAACAGGCCATTTACGAAGCACTAGATGCAGCCTTGAGAGACATATATGAGCACATTCAAACAGAGAGAGGCCACAGAGGAACTAGGGCACCTGATGATAGCATCCTGAGGAGAATACTGGCTGAACTGCTTCCAAATGTGCCTGAACGAAGCTCCTCATTgcgggggaggagggggtgttGGCTTGGTGGTCACTCCTCAACATCTTTGTACCCAGATGGGAGCCCCACTGGGTATGCCTCGTATAGAGGGGATCCCTCCACACCACGGTTACAGTCACCACGGCTACAGTCACCAATCAGTGCCTGTTACGGACGCCACTCAGACACCTCAAACAATAATGAATATGGAGAGGAGCAGGGCGATGGAAATGGTCTCTGTTATTCAG ACCAGGATGTCTCCAGGTGTTATTCTGCCATAGATGGACGCCACACACCCCAGAGTAGAAGGCCTACTCCTGACAGAGAG GTCTCCCATAAACAGATGACACAACttattcttttctctctcctccatcagaAACAGCCTGCGAGAGCCATTTATGATTTTAAGGCACAAACAGCTAA GGAGCTGACATTTAAGAAGGGTGATGCAGTGAACATCATCCGGCAGATAGACAACAACTGGTATGAAGGAGAGCACCGCGGACAGGTTGGGATATTTCCCATGTCATATGTAGAA aaggTGCCGTCCTCAGAGAAGCAGCAGCCGATTCGTCCTCCTCCGCCAGCACATGTCAGAGAGATCGGAGAGGCAGTAGCCCGCTACAACTTCAATGCTGATACTAATGTGGAGCTATCGCTCAGAAAG ggtgaGAGAGTAATTGTGATAAGGCAGGTGGACCAGAACTGGTATGAGGGGAAGATCCCAGACACAACCAAACAGGGCATCTTTCCTGTGTCATACGTTGACATCATCAAGCGTTCCCCATCCAAGAGCACCACCCACCACATAGACCCACATGGTTACCCTGGTAACAGGACACCAAGCTCTACACCCATCAAG CCTTTCTACCATCTACCTCCATCCTCCACTACTCATGACCTCCCCTTTCCTCACCTCTCATTGAGAATGCCTGACCTGCAAGTTATCACCAATGAGTGGCTGTCCCTCACATTGGACCCATCAGCGTCCACTCCTGCTCGCTCCCTCACGACCACCCCTGTACCGCCCACACCACCCCCTCTCCCCACTGACCTTGCACCTCTCCTAAAGGCTCAGGAGCCTAAGGTACACTCACCTGCGCTGTCACAAAGGGGCTTCGCTTTGCCGCCCCAGACATTTTCCAGAACTCCTCCTTTTAAAGATGGGAGACTCATTTTAGGTCACACCCCAGCTGCCATGCCTTTCtcccaacctcctcctcccactccccctccccctcccttcctCATTCCTCGTTTACCTCTTCACTGCCTGACTCTTCACTGCGACACAACAGTGGCAAAGGAATAG